A DNA window from Chelativorans sp. AA-79 contains the following coding sequences:
- a CDS encoding GNAT family N-acetyltransferase, whose translation MVGAERLSKGDAPPAATDEAAVGYGIYSALVLPADAPALETYAAFCAGARHAPPQSPLWTRAWLEGAGPDGTIALLSREGVPIMALALEMVRKGPLRIARFPGGTHANGNFPAIREAPQGGEVDWPAALRALVSGIRSARPELDLLALQRQRTDFAGHGNPLLALPHTTSPNLSLAVDLSQGFERLLTDSGGRRRRKRHRSQLRRLAAAGGHRRFAAATASEVDALLDLFFALKCARLERMGIRDIFGPSHVRASFRRLFRAALDHPKPPFVLHALEAGGKIRAVTGSSRTRESIICEFSTFAEDELAHASPGDFLFYENIAEAAAEGLALYDFSVGDELYKRLWCDVEIRHADVFAGLTVKGSAAAQAGFAIAGLKRVIKQNRLIDRLARRARRLSAKG comes from the coding sequence ATGGTGGGAGCCGAACGCCTATCGAAGGGAGACGCCCCGCCGGCCGCAACGGATGAGGCGGCGGTCGGGTACGGCATCTATTCGGCTCTTGTTCTGCCGGCCGACGCACCGGCGCTCGAAACCTATGCCGCCTTCTGTGCGGGCGCGCGCCATGCCCCGCCGCAAAGCCCGCTCTGGACCCGCGCCTGGCTCGAAGGGGCCGGCCCTGACGGTACGATCGCCCTCCTCTCGCGCGAGGGCGTTCCCATCATGGCGCTTGCGCTGGAAATGGTGCGGAAAGGGCCCCTTCGCATCGCGCGTTTTCCGGGCGGCACGCACGCCAATGGCAACTTCCCGGCCATCCGTGAGGCGCCGCAGGGCGGCGAGGTCGACTGGCCCGCTGCGCTGCGCGCCCTTGTCTCCGGCATCCGCTCTGCGCGGCCGGAGCTCGACCTGCTCGCGCTCCAGCGCCAGCGGACGGATTTCGCGGGACACGGCAACCCGCTCCTCGCCCTGCCGCACACCACCAGTCCCAACCTGTCGCTCGCCGTCGATCTTTCGCAGGGATTCGAGCGGCTCCTGACGGACAGCGGCGGCAGGCGCAGGCGCAAGAGGCACCGCTCGCAATTGCGGAGGCTGGCGGCGGCCGGAGGCCATCGGCGTTTCGCCGCGGCGACCGCGAGCGAGGTGGACGCGCTTCTCGATCTCTTCTTCGCACTCAAATGTGCGCGGCTCGAGCGCATGGGCATCCGCGACATATTCGGCCCTTCCCACGTCCGCGCGAGTTTCCGCCGCCTGTTCCGCGCCGCCCTCGACCATCCGAAGCCGCCCTTCGTCCTCCACGCGCTCGAGGCGGGCGGCAAGATCCGGGCGGTCACCGGGTCGAGCCGCACGAGGGAGAGCATCATCTGCGAGTTCAGCACCTTCGCGGAGGACGAGCTCGCCCATGCCAGCCCCGGCGACTTCCTCTTCTATGAGAACATCGCCGAGGCCGCTGCCGAGGGCCTCGCGCTCTATGATTTCAGCGTCGGCGACGAGCTCTACAAGCGGCTGTGGTGCGACGTGGAGATAAGGCACGCCGACGTCTTCGCAGGCCTCACGGTGAAGGGCAGCGCCGCCGCGCAGGCCGGTTTCGCGATCGCAGGCCTGAAGCGCGTGATCAAACAGAACCGTCTCATCGACCGCCTCGCGCGGCGCGCGCGGCGGCTGTCGGCAAAGGGCTGA
- a CDS encoding DUF2842 domain-containing protein: protein MPVRLKKFVGMVLLVLLVVVYAIVSTAFAVAQLADKSAFIHLAFYFFTGLLWVLPAMLLVKWMEGKPRR, encoded by the coding sequence ATGCCCGTAAGGCTGAAAAAATTCGTCGGCATGGTGCTGCTCGTCCTGCTGGTGGTGGTTTATGCCATCGTCTCGACGGCCTTCGCCGTCGCACAGCTTGCCGACAAGAGTGCGTTCATCCACCTCGCCTTCTACTTCTTCACCGGGCTTCTGTGGGTTCTCCCGGCGATGCTTCTGGTCAAATGGATGGAGGGCAAGCCGCGGCGGTGA
- the ytfR gene encoding galactofuranose ABC transporter, ATP-binding protein YtfR — MDEFHKPLLSVESLTKSFPGALALDGVNFTLKAGEVHALLGENGAGKSTLIKCLTGAYRRDAGEIVLDGKPFDPRDTVEAQALGIGTVYQEVNLLPNLTVAENLYLGRQPRRLGMVDARAMNANARALLSQYGLDIDVTRELASYSVAVQQIVAIARAVDLSGRILILDEPTASLDAQEVRMVFDIVRRLRERGLGIVFITHFLDQVFALSDRITVLRNGRLVGTRMTADIARIDLVTMMLGHELSDETRHHAADRRSDTPPAYRFHGFGRTGAIGPFDLDIRRGEVVGVAGLLGSGRTETAEVIFGVRPHDSGSAERDGKKLELSSPRAAIAERFGFCPEDRKTDGIVGDLSVRENIVLALQARRGWSRPLSKQEQVEIADRFIKALDIRTSDREKPLRLLSGGNQQKVILARWLATNPEFLILDEPTRGIDVGAHAEIIRLIEDLCEEGMSLLVISSELDELVAYSHRVIVVRDRSHVAELVGEEINTDSIVRAIAADGPVEQVP; from the coding sequence GTGGACGAATTTCACAAGCCGCTTCTCAGCGTCGAGAGCCTCACCAAGAGCTTTCCCGGCGCGTTGGCGCTCGATGGCGTGAACTTCACCCTGAAGGCAGGGGAGGTGCATGCGCTGCTGGGCGAGAACGGTGCCGGCAAATCAACATTGATCAAGTGCCTGACCGGCGCTTATCGCCGCGATGCGGGCGAGATCGTGCTCGACGGGAAGCCCTTCGACCCGCGCGACACGGTCGAGGCGCAGGCACTGGGCATCGGCACGGTCTATCAGGAGGTCAACCTCCTGCCCAATCTGACGGTGGCCGAAAACCTCTATCTCGGCCGCCAGCCGCGGCGCCTCGGCATGGTCGACGCGCGCGCGATGAACGCGAACGCCCGCGCGCTGCTATCCCAATACGGGCTCGACATCGACGTCACCCGCGAACTCGCGTCCTATTCCGTCGCCGTGCAGCAGATCGTGGCGATCGCCCGTGCGGTCGACCTTTCCGGCCGCATCCTGATCCTCGACGAGCCGACCGCAAGCCTTGATGCGCAGGAAGTGCGCATGGTCTTCGACATCGTGCGGCGGCTGCGCGAGCGGGGCCTGGGCATCGTGTTCATCACCCATTTCCTCGATCAGGTCTTCGCGCTCTCCGACCGCATCACGGTGCTGCGTAACGGAAGGCTGGTGGGGACACGCATGACGGCGGACATCGCCCGCATCGATCTCGTCACGATGATGCTCGGCCACGAGCTGTCGGACGAGACGCGCCATCATGCGGCCGACCGACGAAGCGATACGCCGCCAGCCTACCGATTCCACGGTTTCGGCCGCACGGGTGCCATCGGGCCCTTCGATCTCGATATCCGCCGCGGCGAAGTCGTCGGCGTGGCGGGGCTCCTCGGCTCCGGCCGCACGGAGACCGCGGAAGTGATCTTCGGTGTGCGCCCACATGACAGCGGCAGCGCGGAGAGGGACGGCAAAAAGCTGGAGCTTTCCTCGCCGCGCGCCGCCATCGCGGAAAGGTTCGGCTTCTGCCCCGAGGACCGCAAGACGGACGGTATCGTGGGCGATCTTTCCGTGCGCGAGAACATCGTCCTGGCGCTCCAGGCGCGGCGCGGCTGGTCGCGACCGCTCTCGAAGCAGGAGCAGGTCGAGATCGCCGACCGTTTCATCAAGGCACTGGACATCCGCACGAGCGACCGCGAGAAGCCGCTGCGGCTTCTTTCCGGCGGCAACCAGCAGAAGGTTATCCTTGCCCGGTGGCTTGCCACGAACCCCGAATTCCTGATCCTCGACGAGCCCACGCGCGGCATCGATGTGGGTGCGCATGCGGAGATCATCCGACTCATCGAGGATCTTTGCGAGGAGGGCATGTCGCTCCTCGTCATCTCCTCCGAGCTCGATGAGCTGGTCGCCTATTCGCACCGCGTGATCGTGGTGCGCGACCGGTCGCATGTGGCCGAACTGGTGGGCGAGGAGATCAACACGGACAGCATCGTGCGCGCCATCGCTGCTGACGGACCCGTGGAGCAGGTCCCATGA
- the yjfF gene encoding galactofuranose ABC transporter, permease protein YjfF, with protein sequence MKSRFLPLAATVLIFVLAYALCYVQFPAMLSTRVIGNLLTDNAFLGIAAVGMTFVILSGGIDLSIGSVIAFTSVFVAVLLANTGLHPLVVFAMALMISTAFGAAMGAVIHYLDMPPFIVTLAGMFLARGMAFVLSIDSIPVNHPFYDVLQSLYWRMPGGGRLTLIGGLMLLVFIAGILIAHRTRFGANVYALGGGAATARLMGVAVGRTTMGIYALSGLLAGLSGIVFSLYTTAGYSLSAVGVELDAIAAVVIGGTLLTGGSGFVAGTFIGILIMGLIQTYIIFDGTLSSWWTKIVIGVLLFAFIFLQKGILWISSRNRVALDHAGGT encoded by the coding sequence ATGAAATCGCGTTTCCTGCCGCTTGCGGCGACGGTTCTCATCTTTGTGCTCGCCTATGCGCTCTGCTACGTGCAGTTCCCGGCGATGCTTTCCACGCGCGTGATCGGCAATCTCCTGACCGACAACGCCTTTCTCGGCATCGCCGCCGTCGGCATGACCTTCGTGATCCTGTCGGGGGGCATCGATCTGTCGATCGGTTCCGTGATCGCCTTCACCAGCGTCTTCGTCGCCGTGCTGCTCGCCAATACGGGGCTCCACCCGCTCGTGGTCTTCGCCATGGCGCTCATGATCTCCACGGCGTTCGGCGCGGCCATGGGGGCGGTGATCCACTATCTGGACATGCCGCCCTTCATCGTCACGCTGGCCGGCATGTTCCTGGCGCGCGGGATGGCCTTTGTGCTGTCAATCGATTCGATCCCCGTCAACCACCCCTTCTACGATGTCCTGCAGTCGCTCTACTGGCGCATGCCGGGGGGAGGGCGGCTCACCCTCATCGGCGGGCTGATGCTGCTCGTCTTCATCGCCGGCATCCTGATCGCCCACCGCACCCGCTTCGGCGCCAATGTCTATGCGCTGGGCGGCGGGGCGGCCACCGCGCGGCTGATGGGCGTGGCGGTCGGGCGCACCACTATGGGCATCTACGCCCTGTCCGGGCTGCTGGCCGGGCTGTCGGGCATCGTCTTTTCGCTCTACACCACGGCCGGCTACTCGCTGTCCGCCGTCGGCGTGGAGCTCGACGCCATCGCGGCCGTGGTCATCGGCGGCACGCTGCTCACCGGCGGCAGCGGTTTTGTCGCGGGCACCTTCATCGGCATTCTCATCATGGGGCTGATACAGACCTACATCATCTTCGACGGCACGCTTTCGAGCTGGTGGACGAAGATCGTGATCGGAGTGCTGCTCTTCGCCTTCATCTTCCTCCAGAAGGGCATTCTCTGGATCTCCTCCAGGAACAGGGTGGCGCTCGACCATGCGGGCGGGACTTGA
- a CDS encoding COX15/CtaA family protein — MAAVSDLRISASLTESERRNRLWVRSWLYCVLVTLFALVLVGGATRLTDSGLSITEWKPIHGVVPPLNEAEWVEEFAKYRQIPEYQQINRGMSLDEFKTIFWWEWAHRLLARGVGFVFALPLLFFWVTGRLERHLKPKLLGILALGGLQGAIGWWMVASGLVERVDVSQYRLATHLTIACLIFTATMAVARGLAPHSGKPALETTRRFAGWLVVAVLVQIYLGGLVAGLDAGMAYNTWPLMDGAIIPQGLFDQSPAWVNLFENPKTVQFIHRFGAYTVLLLALWHAVATWRVEPGSTHARRAVALFLLVCVQAAIGVATLLMVVPLDVALAHQGAALVVLGFATAHWRATRGAYPLVQETG; from the coding sequence ATGGCCGCCGTCTCCGACCTCCGCATCTCCGCTTCGCTGACCGAAAGCGAACGCCGCAACCGGCTTTGGGTCCGCAGCTGGCTCTATTGCGTGCTCGTCACGCTTTTCGCCCTGGTGCTCGTCGGGGGTGCCACGCGGCTCACCGATTCCGGCCTTTCCATCACCGAATGGAAGCCGATCCACGGCGTCGTCCCGCCGCTCAACGAAGCGGAATGGGTCGAGGAATTCGCCAAATACAGGCAGATCCCGGAATACCAGCAGATCAACCGGGGCATGAGCCTCGACGAGTTCAAGACCATCTTCTGGTGGGAGTGGGCGCACCGGCTGCTCGCCCGCGGCGTGGGCTTCGTTTTCGCACTGCCGCTTCTCTTTTTCTGGGTGACCGGCCGGCTGGAACGCCATCTCAAGCCGAAGCTCCTGGGCATCCTGGCGCTGGGCGGGCTGCAGGGCGCCATTGGCTGGTGGATGGTCGCGTCGGGACTGGTCGAACGCGTCGATGTGAGCCAGTACCGGCTGGCGACGCATCTCACCATCGCCTGCCTCATCTTCACCGCCACGATGGCGGTGGCGCGCGGGCTCGCGCCGCACAGCGGGAAACCGGCGCTGGAGACGACCCGCCGCTTCGCCGGCTGGCTGGTGGTCGCCGTGCTCGTGCAGATCTATCTCGGTGGGCTGGTCGCTGGCCTTGACGCCGGCATGGCCTACAACACCTGGCCGCTGATGGATGGCGCTATCATACCGCAGGGCCTTTTCGACCAGTCGCCTGCGTGGGTGAATCTTTTCGAAAACCCGAAGACGGTCCAGTTCATCCACCGCTTTGGTGCCTACACCGTTCTCCTCCTCGCGCTGTGGCATGCGGTCGCTACATGGCGGGTCGAGCCAGGCTCCACCCATGCGCGCCGGGCCGTGGCTCTCTTCCTGCTCGTTTGTGTTCAGGCGGCGATCGGCGTCGCGACGCTCCTGATGGTGGTTCCGCTCGACGTGGCGCTCGCCCACCAGGGGGCCGCGCTCGTGGTGCTCGGCTTCGCCACCGCCCATTGGCGCGCCACCAGGGGGGCTTATCCGCTCGTACAGGAAACCGGTTAG
- a CDS encoding ABC transporter permease, giving the protein MNGSAGALRRYLPQIATLIVILALNTAVFPQFLELTIQNGRLYGSLIDILNRGAPVALLSIGMTLVIATKGIDLSVGAVMAICGAVAASSVAAGEGTATAILAALAVGLACGAWNGFLVAVLGIQPIVATLILMVAGRGIAQLITEGVIVTFSDPGLAYFGSGALLGLPMPVILWLAAGIVAALIVRKTALGMLIEAIGVNRRASSLSGVNSRVLLVTVYMASGLCAAISGIIVAADIRGADANNAGLWLELDAILAVVLGGTSLLGGRFTLFGSLIGAMIIQSINTGILLSGFPPEFNLIIKAVIIMLILVIQSPAIRNAMVFWRGEPKERPELLQEEPKEGSAP; this is encoded by the coding sequence ATGAACGGGAGTGCCGGCGCGCTCCGCCGTTACCTGCCGCAGATCGCGACGCTGATCGTCATCCTGGCGCTCAACACGGCGGTCTTTCCGCAGTTCCTGGAGCTCACGATCCAGAACGGACGGCTCTATGGCAGCCTGATCGACATTTTGAACCGCGGCGCCCCGGTGGCGCTCCTATCCATCGGCATGACGCTCGTCATCGCCACAAAAGGCATCGACCTCTCCGTGGGTGCGGTGATGGCGATCTGCGGCGCGGTCGCCGCATCCTCCGTCGCGGCGGGCGAAGGCACGGCCACGGCGATCCTGGCGGCTCTGGCCGTCGGGCTTGCCTGCGGCGCGTGGAACGGCTTCCTCGTGGCCGTGCTCGGCATTCAGCCGATCGTCGCCACGCTTATCCTGATGGTGGCCGGCCGCGGCATCGCGCAGCTCATCACCGAGGGCGTGATCGTCACCTTCTCCGATCCCGGCCTCGCCTACTTCGGCAGCGGCGCGCTTCTCGGCCTTCCCATGCCCGTGATCCTCTGGCTTGCCGCCGGCATCGTGGCCGCGCTCATCGTGCGAAAGACGGCGCTGGGCATGCTGATCGAGGCGATCGGCGTCAACCGCCGCGCAAGCTCGCTGTCGGGCGTCAACAGCCGGGTGCTGCTCGTCACCGTCTACATGGCCTCGGGCCTGTGCGCCGCGATCTCCGGCATCATCGTGGCGGCCGACATCCGCGGCGCGGACGCGAACAATGCCGGCCTGTGGCTGGAGCTCGACGCGATTCTAGCGGTGGTGCTCGGCGGCACCTCGCTGCTCGGCGGTCGCTTCACCCTTTTCGGCTCGCTGATCGGCGCCATGATCATCCAGTCGATCAATACGGGTATTCTGCTTTCGGGCTTCCCGCCCGAGTTCAACCTGATCATCAAGGCGGTGATCATCATGCTGATCCTGGTCATCCAATCGCCGGCCATCCGCAATGCCATGGTGTTCTGGCGCGGCGAGCCGAAGGAGCGACCGGAACTGCTGCAAGAAGAACCGAAGGAGGGGTCCGCGCCATGA
- a CDS encoding exopolysaccharide transport family protein → MKKGEVVADDVDVDLDRLFASLRRDWRRILLVALAVAALVFVLASLATPLYRAETRVLIEVRESVYTRPQGAAVDERTILDQQGVASQVQVITSTDILTQVARELDLANHEEFAGTQPSLLDRLLMALGLKRDSGTPPEQRLLSEFRENLSVYQVENSRVIVIEFSSADPELAARVPNAVADAYVASLKAAESQSNADATRWLEPEIAELREKVRAAEAEVAEFRGSSDLLVGQNNTVLATQQLAELSSELSRVRADRSASEARAESVRAALERGASVDSMPEVLASGMIQRLRERQIELRAQIADLSTTLLGNHPRIRALQSQLADLDGQIRAEAGKILEGLEAEAETARRRETELTAELERLKAASARAGEQQVELRALEREAAGQRELLESYLARYREAAARGERDYLPVDARVFSRAIVPLEPYYPKVLPLTLAALAAALLAMVIVTLLRELFSGRAMRPAGTQAEPEAAPSVFVAPPPTPEADATPAVKDPAPGEDEAPAPAIAQAAPAATPAVASPGPRNTLGEVGIDMAAEALISRGIARAIFVSPEGDEAAAAAVLVAREVADAGLRVILLDLTLSGAATQPMLESRAYPGITNLLASEAQFADVIHGDLYSGCHVIPVGTADPERAMRAFDRLPIIMNSLAIAYDVVVVECGAADAGVVQSLMDEDAQVLVSVLDPEEKSVSATAAQLRDEGLGKPILVTPMGYVPPAAPPDRDAA, encoded by the coding sequence CTCGCCACGCCGCTCTACCGGGCCGAAACGCGGGTTCTGATCGAGGTCCGCGAATCGGTCTACACGCGGCCCCAGGGCGCGGCGGTGGATGAGCGGACCATCCTCGACCAGCAGGGCGTGGCCTCACAGGTGCAGGTCATCACGTCGACGGACATCCTGACCCAGGTGGCCCGCGAGCTCGATCTCGCAAATCACGAGGAGTTCGCCGGCACGCAGCCTTCGCTTCTCGATCGCCTGCTGATGGCGCTCGGCCTGAAGCGCGATTCGGGAACGCCGCCGGAGCAGCGGCTTCTGAGCGAGTTCCGCGAGAACCTCAGTGTCTATCAGGTGGAAAACTCGCGCGTCATCGTGATCGAGTTCTCCTCGGCGGATCCCGAGCTTGCCGCGCGTGTTCCGAATGCCGTCGCCGATGCCTATGTGGCGAGCCTCAAGGCCGCCGAGTCCCAGTCGAACGCCGATGCCACGCGCTGGTTGGAGCCCGAGATCGCGGAGCTTCGCGAGAAGGTGAGGGCGGCCGAGGCGGAGGTGGCGGAATTCCGCGGCTCGTCGGATCTCCTGGTCGGGCAGAACAATACCGTGCTCGCCACCCAGCAGCTCGCCGAGCTTTCCAGTGAGCTTTCCCGCGTGCGCGCCGACCGTTCGGCCAGCGAGGCGAGGGCGGAAAGCGTGCGGGCCGCGCTGGAGCGCGGCGCCTCTGTCGATAGCATGCCGGAGGTGCTGGCCTCCGGCATGATCCAGCGGCTGCGCGAGCGCCAGATCGAATTGAGGGCGCAGATCGCCGATCTATCGACCACACTCCTCGGTAATCATCCCCGCATCCGCGCATTGCAGTCGCAGCTGGCCGATCTCGACGGCCAGATCCGTGCCGAGGCGGGGAAGATCCTGGAAGGGCTGGAGGCGGAGGCGGAGACGGCGCGCCGGCGTGAGACGGAGCTGACGGCCGAATTGGAGAGGCTCAAGGCTGCATCCGCCCGCGCGGGGGAGCAGCAGGTGGAATTGCGCGCGCTGGAGCGTGAGGCGGCGGGACAGCGTGAACTGCTCGAATCCTATCTCGCCCGCTACCGCGAAGCGGCCGCGCGGGGCGAACGCGACTACCTCCCGGTGGATGCGCGCGTGTTCTCGCGCGCGATCGTCCCGCTGGAGCCTTATTATCCGAAGGTCCTTCCGCTCACACTCGCCGCCCTTGCCGCCGCGCTGCTCGCGATGGTGATCGTCACCTTGCTGCGGGAGCTCTTCAGCGGCCGCGCGATGCGTCCCGCCGGAACGCAGGCGGAGCCCGAGGCGGCGCCGAGCGTTTTCGTCGCTCCGCCACCTACGCCGGAAGCCGATGCCACCCCCGCCGTGAAGGATCCGGCCCCGGGCGAGGACGAGGCGCCCGCGCCGGCCATCGCCCAGGCCGCGCCGGCGGCGACACCGGCCGTCGCGTCCCCCGGGCCCCGGAACACGCTCGGCGAGGTGGGCATCGACATGGCTGCCGAAGCCCTGATCTCGAGAGGCATCGCCCGCGCGATCTTCGTCTCGCCGGAGGGTGACGAGGCAGCCGCGGCCGCCGTCCTGGTGGCGCGCGAGGTGGCCGATGCCGGCCTGCGCGTCATCCTCCTCGACCTCACCTTGTCGGGAGCCGCCACGCAGCCGATGCTGGAGAGCAGGGCCTATCCGGGGATCACGAATCTCCTCGCCTCCGAGGCGCAGTTCGCCGATGTCATCCATGGCGATCTCTATTCCGGCTGCCACGTGATCCCCGTGGGAACGGCCGATCCCGAACGTGCCATGCGCGCCTTCGACCGCCTGCCCATCATCATGAACTCGCTCGCCATCGCCTATGACGTGGTGGTGGTGGAATGCGGGGCGGCCGATGCGGGGGTCGTCCAGTCCTTGATGGACGAGGACGCACAGGTGCTCGTCAGCGTGCTCGACCCGGAGGAGAAGAGCGTCTCCGCCACCGCCGCGCAACTGCGGGACGAGGGGCTGGGAAAGCCGATCCTGGTGACGCCGATGGGCTATGTGCCGCCGGCAGCACCGCCGGACCGGGACGCGGCCTGA
- the ytfQ gene encoding galactofuranose ABC transporter, galactofuranose-binding protein YtfQ, giving the protein MLLKSALAGATMLASVVFGASAASALTVGFSQIGSESGWRAAETTVTKQEAEKRGVDLKFADAQQKQENQIKALRSFIAQGVDAIFLAPVVETGWEGVLEEAKEADIPVILLDRTIKAPEDLYLTAVTSDQVYEGKVAGDWLVEEVGDRDCNIVELQGTTGSSPAIARKKGFEEAISGHDNLEIVRSQTGDFTRTKGKEVMESFLKAESGGRNICALYAHNDDMALGAIQAIKEAGLKPGEDILVVSIDAVPDIFKALDAGEANATVELTPNMAGPAFDALEAYLDEGKTPEKWIQTESKLYTQADDPMKVYEEKKNLGY; this is encoded by the coding sequence ATGCTCTTAAAGTCAGCTCTTGCTGGCGCGACCATGCTCGCGTCGGTGGTCTTCGGCGCGTCCGCGGCTTCGGCCCTGACGGTCGGCTTCTCGCAGATCGGTTCCGAATCCGGCTGGCGCGCCGCCGAGACGACGGTCACCAAACAGGAGGCCGAAAAGCGCGGCGTCGATCTGAAATTCGCCGACGCCCAGCAGAAGCAGGAAAACCAGATCAAGGCCCTGCGCTCCTTCATCGCGCAGGGCGTGGATGCCATCTTCCTGGCGCCAGTGGTGGAGACGGGCTGGGAAGGCGTGCTGGAGGAGGCCAAGGAGGCGGATATCCCCGTCATCCTGCTCGACCGCACGATCAAGGCGCCGGAGGACCTCTATCTCACCGCCGTCACCTCGGACCAGGTCTATGAGGGCAAGGTGGCCGGCGACTGGCTCGTCGAGGAAGTGGGCGACCGCGACTGCAACATCGTCGAGCTCCAGGGCACCACGGGCTCTTCGCCTGCCATTGCCCGCAAGAAGGGTTTTGAAGAGGCGATCTCCGGGCACGACAATCTCGAGATCGTGCGCAGCCAGACGGGCGACTTCACCCGCACCAAGGGCAAGGAAGTGATGGAAAGCTTCCTCAAGGCCGAGAGCGGCGGCAGGAATATCTGCGCCCTCTATGCCCACAACGACGACATGGCGCTCGGCGCCATCCAGGCCATCAAGGAAGCAGGGCTGAAGCCCGGCGAGGATATCCTCGTCGTGTCCATCGACGCCGTGCCCGACATCTTCAAGGCGCTCGATGCCGGCGAGGCCAACGCCACCGTGGAGCTGACGCCGAACATGGCGGGCCCCGCCTTCGATGCGCTCGAGGCCTATCTCGACGAAGGCAAGACGCCGGAGAAATGGATCCAGACGGAATCCAAGCTCTACACCCAGGCGGACGATCCGATGAAGGTGTACGAGGAGAAGAAGAACCTCGGTTACTAG
- a CDS encoding FadR/GntR family transcriptional regulator, whose product MGLLESAISGPARRTSHSHVVNELGKAIVGGTYPVGSILPGDSELAGRFRVSRTVLREAMKTLSAKGLIVPRARIGTRVTDSRQWNMFDADVLAWHIERGIDRDFVLHLSEMRLSFEPYAASLAAERASPESVEKLMGLTNGMASATSSEELILADLRFHLAVLQASQNPFMYGVGTVIEAALIGAFGLSSPDMASSELERVGRSHKAIVEAIARHDQEAAAAAMREVILTGRNDALGRMNGEKRL is encoded by the coding sequence ATGGGGCTGCTTGAGAGCGCGATTTCCGGGCCGGCACGGCGCACGAGCCACTCCCATGTGGTGAACGAGCTCGGCAAGGCCATCGTCGGCGGCACCTATCCCGTCGGCAGCATCCTGCCTGGCGACAGCGAGCTTGCCGGGCGCTTCCGCGTCTCCCGCACGGTGCTGCGCGAGGCCATGAAGACGCTTTCGGCCAAGGGGCTGATCGTGCCGCGCGCTCGCATCGGCACGCGCGTCACCGACAGCCGGCAATGGAACATGTTCGATGCCGACGTGCTGGCCTGGCACATCGAGCGCGGCATCGACCGCGACTTCGTGCTTCATCTCAGCGAGATGAGGCTTTCCTTCGAGCCCTATGCCGCAAGCCTCGCGGCGGAGCGCGCGAGCCCGGAAAGCGTGGAAAAGCTCATGGGGCTCACCAATGGAATGGCGTCGGCGACCTCGTCCGAAGAGCTGATCCTGGCGGATCTGCGCTTCCATCTCGCAGTGCTCCAGGCCTCGCAAAACCCCTTCATGTACGGCGTGGGCACGGTGATCGAGGCCGCGCTCATCGGCGCCTTCGGCCTGAGCTCGCCCGACATGGCGTCGAGCGAGCTCGAACGGGTCGGCAGGTCGCACAAGGCGATCGTCGAGGCGATTGCCCGGCACGATCAAGAAGCGGCCGCGGCCGCAATGCGGGAAGTCATCCTGACAGGCCGCAACGATGCGCTCGGCCGGATGAATGGAGAAAAACGGCTTTAG